A stretch of Microbacterium sp. 4R-513 DNA encodes these proteins:
- a CDS encoding lipopolysaccharide biosynthesis protein has protein sequence MTAVQRPPSLGRTASRGAVVTFGGQVIRITIQLLGIVLLARMLSPTDYGVTAMVLAIIGVGEILRDFGLSSAAIQAKTLTAGQRANLFWINVGIGAALTVVVIALAHPIADFYGDDRLVLVTIVLSSTFFLNGFATQFRADLNRSFRFGALATIEIAAQALSLVIALSLAALGWGYWAIVAQQVLQVFFQAVALPIMGGWWPGLPRRGEQMKPLLAFGGGLVGAQVLNYASRNVDSIVIGRAFGAQSLGYYNRAFQLMLLPLNQINAPSTRVALPTLSRLQDQPKRYGEFISFGQTVLLNIVSLVLGFSVAQATDVIAVALGPQWAPTVPLFQILAIAGFFQAAAFASYWVFLSQGLTTPYLWYTIWTRPFVIGLIILGALWGTEGVAAMYLASTALLWPIGLLWLRRRSTAPLLRLFLNGLRTLIVYGLAAAASYASTLLLPEASPFLRIGVGLLTFLAALAVTVLAFPPFRRDIASIIAARRLLARSRPAAAADATDTLEDPA, from the coding sequence GTGACGGCCGTCCAGCGACCGCCGAGCCTCGGGCGCACCGCGAGCCGAGGCGCGGTGGTGACGTTCGGCGGCCAGGTCATCCGGATCACGATCCAGCTGCTCGGCATCGTGCTGCTCGCGCGGATGCTGTCGCCGACGGACTACGGCGTCACCGCGATGGTGCTCGCGATCATCGGCGTGGGCGAGATCCTCCGCGACTTCGGCCTCTCGAGCGCGGCCATCCAGGCCAAGACCCTGACGGCCGGCCAGCGGGCGAACCTCTTCTGGATCAACGTCGGGATCGGGGCCGCGCTGACGGTCGTCGTCATCGCGCTGGCGCACCCGATCGCCGACTTCTACGGCGACGACCGGCTTGTGCTCGTCACGATCGTGCTCTCGTCGACCTTCTTCCTCAACGGCTTCGCGACGCAGTTCCGCGCCGATCTCAATCGCAGCTTCCGGTTCGGCGCCCTCGCCACGATCGAGATCGCGGCGCAGGCCCTGTCGCTCGTCATCGCGCTCTCGCTCGCAGCGCTCGGGTGGGGCTACTGGGCGATCGTCGCGCAGCAGGTGCTGCAGGTCTTCTTCCAGGCCGTCGCGCTTCCGATCATGGGCGGCTGGTGGCCGGGGCTCCCGCGCCGGGGCGAGCAGATGAAGCCGCTCCTCGCCTTCGGTGGAGGACTCGTCGGCGCGCAGGTGCTCAACTACGCGAGCCGCAACGTCGACTCCATCGTGATCGGTCGCGCCTTCGGCGCGCAGTCGCTCGGCTACTACAACCGCGCGTTCCAGCTCATGCTGCTGCCGCTCAACCAGATCAACGCCCCCTCCACCCGGGTCGCGCTGCCGACGCTCTCACGGCTGCAGGACCAGCCCAAGCGGTACGGCGAGTTCATCAGCTTCGGCCAGACCGTGCTCCTCAACATCGTCAGCCTCGTCCTCGGCTTCTCGGTCGCGCAGGCCACCGATGTCATCGCCGTGGCGCTCGGACCCCAGTGGGCGCCCACCGTCCCGCTCTTCCAGATCCTCGCGATCGCGGGATTCTTCCAGGCGGCGGCCTTCGCGTCCTACTGGGTGTTCCTGTCGCAGGGGCTCACGACGCCGTACCTCTGGTACACGATCTGGACCCGGCCGTTCGTCATCGGTCTCATCATCCTCGGCGCTCTGTGGGGGACCGAGGGCGTCGCCGCGATGTACCTCGCCTCGACGGCGCTCCTCTGGCCCATCGGGCTGCTGTGGCTCCGGCGCCGCTCCACCGCGCCGCTCCTCCGCCTCTTCCTCAACGGTCTGCGGACGCTGATCGTGTACGGGCTCGCGGCAGCCGCGTCGTACGCCTCGACGCTCCTCCTGCCCGAGGCATCGCCGTTCCTCCGCATCGGCGTGGGTCTGCTGACGTTCCTCGCGGCGCTCGCGGTCACCGTCCTGGCCTTCCCGCCTTTC
- a CDS encoding O-antigen ligase family protein, translated as MVARSSAVRDTVRHGGLFVVAVLFTGIITAALLRAVDEPTLGLAVALPLVAALAVAMFLLPVHYLPAITVAVIALVPTRFIPSSSPFNAVPVLAIVMGVWMLRRIVLGQKPRGFADLPPLRAIGPRLAVYTTGGMFTAWLVFSTIRTGAGETSVGWTAAFAASALLPLLVFDARIEVRLLRSVLLWVGAIAGANIVLQMVTGGPALYALLPGGGSFGFAVYRPQGAFNHPLFAGAFLTIPAAIGIGQWLTTGRRKPLILGLLAAAGIVSTVSRSSILAVGIALGIGAVVAPFFLGWKNLGRWLFLLALGAVGAVAVLNFGPLIERSESIESQLSAGVRERIVPLALTAADYSDWMGTGPGTSGQTARLFDSIIIENSMLQLLISVGIPGLLFFLAFLGSLIWCAWARGDLGVGLAVIGYTIAITGFNSLDAVRNMHILIGFLALLAVHDGLAPAARAPRPVIRSSALEKTLTAA; from the coding sequence ATGGTCGCTCGGAGCTCGGCCGTGCGCGACACCGTCCGCCACGGCGGCCTCTTCGTCGTCGCCGTCCTCTTCACCGGCATCATCACGGCGGCGCTGCTGCGCGCCGTCGACGAGCCGACGCTCGGCCTCGCCGTCGCGCTTCCGCTCGTCGCAGCGCTCGCCGTCGCGATGTTCCTCCTCCCCGTGCACTACCTCCCCGCGATCACGGTCGCAGTCATCGCGCTCGTTCCCACGCGGTTCATCCCCAGCTCGTCGCCGTTCAACGCCGTGCCCGTCCTCGCGATCGTGATGGGCGTCTGGATGCTGCGCCGCATCGTGCTGGGCCAGAAGCCGCGTGGCTTCGCCGACCTTCCGCCCCTGCGCGCGATCGGTCCCCGGCTCGCGGTGTACACGACCGGCGGGATGTTCACCGCGTGGCTCGTCTTCTCGACCATCCGCACGGGCGCCGGCGAGACGTCGGTGGGCTGGACGGCGGCGTTCGCCGCGAGTGCGCTGCTGCCGCTCCTCGTCTTCGACGCCCGCATCGAGGTGCGCCTGCTGCGCAGCGTCCTCCTGTGGGTGGGAGCGATCGCGGGCGCCAACATCGTCCTTCAGATGGTGACGGGAGGGCCCGCGCTCTACGCGTTGCTCCCGGGCGGCGGGAGCTTCGGGTTCGCGGTCTACCGGCCCCAGGGCGCCTTCAACCACCCGCTCTTCGCCGGCGCGTTCCTCACCATCCCCGCCGCGATCGGCATCGGGCAGTGGCTCACGACCGGCCGGAGGAAGCCGCTCATCCTCGGGCTGCTCGCGGCGGCGGGCATCGTCTCGACCGTGTCGCGCAGCTCGATCCTCGCCGTCGGCATCGCGCTCGGCATCGGAGCCGTCGTCGCCCCGTTCTTCCTGGGCTGGAAGAACCTCGGACGCTGGCTCTTCCTGCTCGCGCTTGGTGCCGTCGGCGCCGTCGCCGTACTGAACTTCGGGCCGCTCATCGAGCGCTCCGAGTCGATCGAGTCGCAGCTGTCGGCCGGCGTCCGCGAGCGGATCGTGCCGCTCGCCCTCACGGCGGCCGACTACTCCGACTGGATGGGCACCGGCCCCGGGACGTCGGGGCAGACGGCGCGCCTGTTTGACTCGATCATCATCGAGAACTCGATGCTGCAGCTGCTCATCAGCGTCGGGATCCCGGGGCTCCTGTTCTTCCTCGCGTTCCTCGGCAGCCTCATCTGGTGCGCGTGGGCCCGCGGCGACCTCGGCGTCGGCCTCGCCGTCATCGGGTACACGATCGCCATCACGGGCTTCAACTCGCTGGATGCCGTCCGCAACATGCACATCCTCATCGGCTTCCTCGCCCTCCTCGCCGTGCACGACGGGCTCGCCCCCGCCGCGCGCGCACCTCGCCCCGTCATCCGCTCCTCCGCCCTAGAGAAGACCTTGACCGCCGCGTGA
- a CDS encoding acyltransferase family protein: protein MSTAAIPAPSRRDVTLDILRVIGIAAVVVAHVWWMTDWAHAYIFSWNMPLFFFLTGYLWKTRPFASMVRRRSEMLLIPYAFWLVVWSIIVVVVTGQYTVRFVVGQVIGGRYMADKPFWAFWFSTALFVLVLAYWAVSKLPLWAQWLVAAALLVPAYVAPELVRMVPFAAATGLACMVFLLAGRTVRRFEGAVPLVWRVVGGAVIAIASFVLFGLGLVQPVDLKVVEFGTPVVSVVLAIAIVTGGMWVLRGVVTALRLHSAPTLSLLAESTFMVTLTHAGILWAIDPLELPQIAQFVIALAVPWAAALVVRHTRASRLLTGMPQRPARVAAAMPVGV, encoded by the coding sequence GTGAGCACAGCAGCGATCCCCGCCCCGTCGCGCCGCGACGTGACGCTCGACATCCTCCGCGTCATCGGCATCGCGGCGGTCGTCGTCGCGCACGTGTGGTGGATGACCGACTGGGCGCACGCCTACATCTTCAGCTGGAACATGCCGCTCTTCTTCTTCCTTACCGGCTACCTCTGGAAGACGCGCCCGTTCGCATCCATGGTCCGGCGGCGATCGGAGATGCTCCTCATCCCGTACGCCTTCTGGCTCGTGGTGTGGAGCATCATCGTGGTCGTCGTGACGGGCCAGTACACCGTGCGATTCGTCGTCGGCCAGGTGATCGGCGGCCGGTACATGGCCGACAAGCCGTTCTGGGCGTTCTGGTTCTCGACCGCGCTCTTCGTGCTCGTGCTCGCGTACTGGGCGGTGTCGAAGCTTCCGCTGTGGGCGCAGTGGCTCGTCGCCGCGGCACTGCTCGTCCCCGCCTACGTCGCTCCCGAGCTCGTGCGGATGGTGCCCTTCGCCGCCGCGACCGGACTCGCCTGCATGGTCTTCCTCCTCGCCGGTCGCACGGTCCGCCGGTTCGAGGGCGCCGTCCCGCTCGTCTGGCGGGTCGTGGGTGGCGCGGTCATCGCGATCGCCTCGTTCGTGCTCTTCGGCCTCGGGCTCGTGCAGCCGGTGGATCTCAAGGTGGTCGAGTTCGGCACGCCCGTCGTGAGCGTCGTGCTCGCGATCGCGATCGTGACGGGCGGCATGTGGGTGCTCCGCGGGGTCGTCACGGCGCTGAGGCTGCACTCCGCGCCGACGCTGAGCCTCCTCGCCGAGTCGACGTTCATGGTGACCCTGACGCACGCCGGCATCCTGTGGGCGATCGACCCGCTCGAGCTGCCGCAGATCGCGCAGTTCGTCATCGCCCTCGCCGTGCCGTGGGCGGCGGCGCTCGTCGTGCGGCACACCCGGGCATCGCGGCTTCTCACCGGCATGCCCCAGCGGCCCGCCCGGGTGGCCGCCGCGATGCCGGTGGGAGTGTGA
- a CDS encoding acyltransferase, with protein MTVPAARARLGWADLVRGAAIICVVYFHATLFLGAIGIDDTLGRVKAVFELFPLPAFFLMAGVFGARGILEWDFRTLAARRLLPLVYVYVLWSLLRFALFTAFPALPSRDTDIPPADPLSLVLLPVLPASLYWFLYALALFMLVAWTVRRMPRGLVVGGALVVSGLFTSGLVNTHTIAWNRIGALFFFFVVGVFLAEPLKRGVARANVSALLVAAGGFVVVAGTLVVFRSLLRVPLLVTLGQCLAVAVAILLAKYAARASAFDVVQSIGRASLPIYLVHIFAIAPLAFALGLLQPDWPAAVNIAVTFAVTAIAILCGFGLARLATIAPWLLMPALRTRAPVGPAATRAS; from the coding sequence GTGACCGTCCCGGCGGCCCGCGCACGCCTCGGCTGGGCGGACCTCGTCCGCGGCGCGGCGATCATCTGCGTCGTCTACTTCCACGCGACGCTCTTCCTCGGCGCCATCGGCATCGACGACACCCTCGGCCGCGTCAAGGCCGTGTTCGAACTCTTCCCGCTGCCGGCGTTCTTCCTCATGGCGGGGGTCTTCGGCGCGCGGGGAATCCTCGAGTGGGACTTCCGGACCCTCGCCGCGCGGCGCCTCCTCCCCCTCGTCTATGTGTACGTGCTGTGGTCCCTCCTGAGGTTCGCGCTCTTCACGGCGTTCCCCGCGCTTCCGTCCCGAGACACCGACATCCCGCCCGCCGATCCGCTGTCGCTCGTGCTTCTGCCCGTGCTTCCGGCGAGCCTCTACTGGTTCCTCTACGCGCTCGCCCTCTTCATGCTCGTCGCCTGGACGGTGCGACGGATGCCTCGCGGGCTCGTGGTCGGCGGCGCGCTCGTCGTCTCCGGGCTGTTCACCTCGGGGCTCGTCAACACGCACACGATCGCGTGGAACCGCATCGGCGCCCTGTTCTTCTTCTTCGTCGTGGGCGTTTTCCTGGCCGAGCCGCTCAAGCGCGGCGTCGCGCGGGCGAACGTGTCGGCCCTGCTCGTCGCAGCGGGCGGCTTCGTCGTCGTCGCCGGGACGCTCGTCGTCTTCCGCTCGCTCCTGCGGGTGCCCCTGCTCGTCACCCTCGGCCAGTGCCTCGCGGTCGCCGTCGCCATCCTCCTCGCCAAGTACGCCGCGCGCGCGAGCGCCTTCGACGTCGTGCAGTCGATCGGGCGGGCGTCGCTGCCGATCTACCTCGTCCACATCTTCGCGATCGCCCCGCTGGCCTTCGCGCTCGGACTGCTCCAGCCCGACTGGCCGGCCGCCGTCAACATCGCGGTGACGTTCGCCGTCACGGCGATCGCGATCCTCTGCGGGTTCGGCCTCGCGC